Genomic DNA from Mycobacteriales bacterium:
CGCAGCCTATGCGCTGGTCAAGGCCGGTCGCCCGGTCACCGTGTTCGAGTCCGACGACGTCGTCGGCGGGATCAGCCGCACGGTCGAACGCGACGGCTGGCGCTTCGACATCGGCGGGCACCGGTTCTTCACGAAGGTCGGCGCGGTCGAGGATCTCTGGCACGAGATCCTGCCCGAGGGCGAGTTCCTGCTGCGCCCCCGGATGAGCCGGATCTACTACGACAACAAGCTGTTCGACTACCCGCTGAAGGCCTCGAACGCGCTGAAGAACCTCGGCATCGTCGAGGCGGTCAAGTGCGTGCTGTCCTACATCTGGGTCCGCATCCACCCGCCGAAGGACCAGTCAACCCTCGAAGGCTGGGTCGCGGCACGATTCGGCTGGCGGCTCTACCGCACCTTCTTCAAGACCTACAACGAGAAGGTCTGGGGCGTGCCCGCGAGCGAGATCGCCTCGGACTGGGCGGCACAGCGGATCAAGAACCTTTCGCTGTTCAATGCGGTGCTCAACTCGTTGCTCCCCCGGCGCAACCAGACCGAGATCACAACCTTGATCGAGGAGTTCCAGTACCCGAAGCTCGGGCCCGGGATGATGTGGGAGCGCTGCACCGAGCTGGTCCGGGCCGGTGGCGGCACGGTCGAGATGACGACCGCGGTCACCGCGGTGAAGCGTGACGAGACCGGCGCGACCGCGGTCGTGACAAGCGACCGCGACGGTGTGTCGACGACGACGCCGGCGACCGCCGTCATCAGCTCGATGCCGTTGCCCGCGCTGGTGCTCGCGATGGACCCGCCCGCGCCGGACCGGGTTCGTGCCGCCGCCCACCGGCTGTCGCACCGGGACTTCCTCACGGTCGCGCTGGTCGTGCCGGAGTCGGCGAGCTTCCCCGACAACTGGATCTACATCCACTCCCCCGACGTGAAGGTCGGACGGATCCAGAACTTCGGCTCGTGGTCGCCGTACCTGGTGAAGGACGGTCGCACCTGCCTCGGCCTCGAGTACTTCGTCTTCGAAGGCGACGAGCTCTGGACCATGCGCGACGACGACCTTGCGATCCTCGCCGAGAAGGAGCTGATCGAGCTCGGGCTGGTCGGCAACGGCCAGGTCGAGGCGTCGTACGTCGTGCGGATGCCCAAGGCCTACCCGGTCTACGACGAGGGCTACAGCGACGCGGTCGACGTGATTCGCGAGTGGATCGCCGCCGAGGTGCCGAACGTCTACCCGGTCGGCCGCAACGGCATGCACAAGTACAACAATCAGGACCACTCGATGATGACCGCGATGCTGTCCGTCGACAACCTGGTCAACGGCACCTCACACGACGTATGGGCGGTCAACGTCGAAGAGGACTATCACGAAGAGGACTCCTCGGGCCGCAAGCCGGTCGCAGCGGGCGCCGGCACCGGTCGAGGTGCGCCGGTCGTCCCGAGAGCAACGACCAGCAGCCCGAGCGGCAACACGTAGTGGTTGAAGAAGGTCTGCGTGTTCGCGAGGTCGTAGGCCCACATCACGACGGCGCAGGACAGCGCCAGCCCTGACGAAGTGCGTGGAACGCGAGCGGCAATGACCGCATAGCTCGCCAGCAGTGTCGCTGCCAGCAGCCAGAAGCCGACCTTGTGCCCGTGCTGCAGCAGCAGCGCCGAGACGTTCAGCGCCTTGGTCTTGGCGGCGAGCGCGAGCTGCGCGTGCACCGCGTCATGCCACAGGTCGCGTGGCCCGGCGATCAGCCAGGGCAGGACGATCGCAAACGCGATCAGCGCCGAGCCGATCGTGCGGCGCAGCCCGAACGACGGCCAGATGGCAAACACCGGCACGAGCAGCACGATCGGCTGCTTGCTGGCCAGCGCGAGGGCAAGGGCGACCATCGCCCAGCCTTGGCGATCACGGTCGACCGCGAGGACTGCGGCCGCGAGCAGGAGCACCAGCAGCGGCTCGGTCCAGGACCGGTTGATGAGGTAGACCCAGTCCGGCATGACGATCAGCAACGCGGCCAGCATGGACGAGCGGGCGGTGCCGTAACGACGGAGCACCAGCGCCGACACCACGGACGCGGCCAGCAGGCCGAACCGCACGTCTCCGGTGACCCAGCGGAACGGCGCGAGCAGCAGCGTGCTGGCCGGAAGGTACGGGTAGACGTTCTGCAGCCCCGTGCTGTGCAGCCAGTGCTGGCGATACAGGTCGTCGCCGTGCAACAGGCCGGTGCTCGACTGCTGCAACAGGTCCCACACGTCGATGTTCGGGTCATTGATCAGGACGATGGTCACGATGCCGGCGGCGGCGGCGAGCGCCACGACCGCGTACCAAGCGGCGCGCTGCCACCGCTCGGGCACGAGCAGCGCAAGCGTTGCGCCCGCGGTGGCCGCAACGCTCAACAGGTGGATCGCGAGCAGGTCGCCGCCATGGATGTAGAGGAACGCCTTGGACGGCGCGACGACCGCTTCCACGACACACACCAGCAGGGGCACGGCGAGCAACCGCCGGTCGGGGATCTCGAGCCGCGCGCCGCTACCGGCCACGACCACGGTCAGCGCGAAGCCGACCACGATGCAGGCGAGTCCGGCAGTGCTGTAGTAGCCGGCGTGCGCACTGTCGCCGATCGCGAGCAGACACCAGGCGAGCAGGATCGCGGCGCTCGCGGCCTTGCTGCGAGCGGTCGCGGTCACCGGACCTCCCGCTGCCGACTCCGGCACCGCAGCCGGCTCGACGCGACCCTACCGGCGTCGCCGTCAGCCGCCCGCCATCGCGCCGATCACGTAGAACGGCTCGGCGCCGCTCGCGACCGCCGCCGGCAGCGGCGCGTCCGGTGGCTCGTGCGAGAGGTCCTCCTCGCAGGCGAAGAACCGGATGAACGGCCGGCGTCGCATCGTCGCCGGGTCCCGGATCGTGCCGGACAGCGCCGGGTAGGAAGCCTCCAGCGCGTCGATCACCGCCTGTTGGGTCGGCGGGTCGCCCACCTCGACCGTGATCTCGGATCCGACTCCCGCGAGGTTGCGCAGATGGTAGGGCAGCACGACCCGGATCACGTCAGGGTCTGAACT
This window encodes:
- a CDS encoding NAD(P)/FAD-dependent oxidoreductase, with protein sequence MSRQDEQVAVIGAGPAGLTAAYALVKAGRPVTVFESDDVVGGISRTVERDGWRFDIGGHRFFTKVGAVEDLWHEILPEGEFLLRPRMSRIYYDNKLFDYPLKASNALKNLGIVEAVKCVLSYIWVRIHPPKDQSTLEGWVAARFGWRLYRTFFKTYNEKVWGVPASEIASDWAAQRIKNLSLFNAVLNSLLPRRNQTEITTLIEEFQYPKLGPGMMWERCTELVRAGGGTVEMTTAVTAVKRDETGATAVVTSDRDGVSTTTPATAVISSMPLPALVLAMDPPAPDRVRAAAHRLSHRDFLTVALVVPESASFPDNWIYIHSPDVKVGRIQNFGSWSPYLVKDGRTCLGLEYFVFEGDELWTMRDDDLAILAEKELIELGLVGNGQVEASYVVRMPKAYPVYDEGYSDAVDVIREWIAAEVPNVYPVGRNGMHKYNNQDHSMMTAMLSVDNLVNGTSHDVWAVNVEEDYHEEDSSGRKPVAAGAGTGRGAPVVPRATTSSPSGNT
- a CDS encoding MoaD/ThiS family protein: MLPYHLRNLAGVGSEITVEVGDPPTQQAVIDALEASYPALSGTIRDPATMRRRPFIRFFACEEDLSHEPPDAPLPAAVASGAEPFYVIGAMAGG